In Prunus dulcis chromosome 1, ALMONDv2, whole genome shotgun sequence, the following are encoded in one genomic region:
- the LOC117614037 gene encoding cytochrome P450 CYP749A22-like produces the protein MSWFGIGMPVLTVSCMLLVFLVALIRLFYKQWWTPNRFQKFMDLQGVKGPSYTLVHGNTKEIMSMKKEAMSRPRSLSHDIFSAVQPHTHKWSKMFGRNFLQWYGTQPQLVVAEPELSKEVMNNKDRIFRKQKSQGYTKKILGESISMSEGEKWVKLRRLANHAFHGESLKSMIPDMITSSETMLERWVNHEGKEIEVYEEFRLFTSEVISRTAFGTSYLDGKNIFEMLGQLTFLIFKNNFSLRLPIISRFYKPRDEIEMEKLEKGVRDTIAGIVRKRESKAMTGDADGFGRDFLGVLLKAHHDTDENQRISMDEIVDECKTFYFAGQETTNSLLAWTVFLLALNTDWQEEARKEVLQLFGKENPNPDGLNKLKTMSMIFNESLRLYPPVVSLIRETEKEVRLGKMVVPANVEVHVPNLSLHHDPKYWGEDVNVFKPERFSEGVAKATNNNIVAFIPFGLGPRTCVGMNFAIVESKIALAMILQRYSFTLSPGYVHSPIQFMTVRPQHGIPVILHSL, from the exons ATGAGTTGGTTCGGAATTGGAATGCCAGTACTCACTGTTTCATGCATGCTGCTTGTGTTCCTTGTAGCTCTCATCAGGCTATTTTACAAACAATGGTGGACCCCAAACCGCTTCCAGAAATTCATGGATCTCCAGGGAGTCAAAGGCCCTTCTTACACACTTGTCCATGGAAACACCAAAGAAATCATGAGCATGAAGAAGGAAGCTATGAGCAGGCCCAGAAGCTTATCACATGACATATTCTCTGCAGTTCAGCCTCATACTCACAAATGGTCCAAGATGTTTG GGAGGAATTTTCTTCAGTGGTATGGCACTCAACCTCAGTTGGTCGTTGCAGAACCTGAGTTGTCGAAGGAGGTAATGAACAACAAAGATAGAATCTTCCGAAAACAGAAGTCCCAAGGCTATACGAAGAAGATATTAGGAGAGAGCATTTCCATGTCAGAAGGTGAAAAATGGGTCAAGTTAAGAAGGCTCGCAAACCATGCCTTCCATGGAGAGAGCTTAAAA AGTATGATTCCAGATATGATAACTAGCTCTGAGACAATGCTAGAAAGGTGGGTAAATCATGAAGGCAAGGAGATCGAGGTGTATGAAGAATTTAGGTTGTTCACCTCAGAAGTTATTTCCAGGACAGCATTTGGCACCAGCTACTTAGACGGGAAGAACATTTTTGAAATGTTGGGGCAGTTGACCTTCCTtatattcaaaaataatttcagtCTCAGACTTCCTATCATCAG TCGGTTTTACAAACCCCGTGATGAGATCGAGATGGAGAAGCTTGAGAAAGGAGTACGCGACACCATAGCAGGGATTGTtaggaaaagagaaagcaaagcaATGACTGGAGATGCAGACGGGTTTGGGCGTGATTTTCTTGGAGTACTTTTGAAGGCTCATCATGATACCGATGAAAACCAGAGGATTTCCATGGATGAAATCGTTGATGAATGCAAAACGTTTTACTTTGCTGGACAAGAAACCACTAATTCTTTGCTTGCTTGGACCGTCTTTCTTCTTGCACTGAATACGGATTGGCAAGAGGAAGCAAGAAAGGAGGTCCTACAAttatttggaaaagaaaatccaaaccctGATGGCCTTAACAAACTAAAAACG ATGAGTATGATCTTCAATGAATCTCTAAGGCTATATCCTCCAGTCGTTTCACTTATTAGGGAAACAGAAAAGGAAGTAAGGCTGGGAAAGATGGTTGTTCCGGCTAATGTTGAAGTGCACGTCCCAAATCTATCACTTCATCATGATCCCAAATATTGGGGAGAAGATGTGAACGTTTTCAAACCAGAGAGATTCTCAGAAGGGGTTGCTAAAGCTACTAACAACAACATAGTCGCATTCATACCCTTTGGATTGGGACCTCGAACTTGTGTGGGCATGAACTTCGCGATTGTCGAATCAAAGATTGCTCTGGCAATGATTCTACAGCGCTACAGCTTCACCCTTTCCCCTGGTTATGTCCACTCGCCGATTCAGTTTATGACAGTTCGCCCACAGCATGGAATTCCTGTCATACTACACTCGCTGTGA